The genomic DNA TTACCGTTTGCATCTTGTAACAAAACTTTGTAGGTTTGAGTACCTTGATAGAATGATGTTCCACTTTTCCAAGTAAGTTTAGTAGAAGTTCTTTCTTTTACTGTAATAGAAGAAGATCCAGTTTTTGCATTTACTTTAGAAATACCATTGAATTTATATGTCATAGTATAGTTTCCAACATCCAATCCAATATTTAATGAAACAACCCCATTACTATCAGTAGTTTTAGTATAAGATTTACCGTTTACAGTAAGTACGACTGTTTTTTTCACTAAAGGAACAGTACCTGAAGTTAAAGCAACTTTAAACGGAGTATTTGCACCTTTACCAAATGTAGTTGTACTTTTAACAGTGAAAGTTGCAGTTTTACTTGGGAAAATATACAATTTATTAGAAGCACTGGACTTGGAATAAACTGTATTTCCAGCAAAGCTGTATTTTACTGTATAAACACCTTCTTTCAAGTAAGGTAATTTAAGTGAAGCTACACCTTTACTGTTGGTTTTAGCAGAATATGTCTTACCATTAACAGTGAACTTAATTATTTTACCTGCCTCTGGAGCATATCCTAAACCATTAAGCAAAGTAACTTTAATAGTCTTACTATCACTTTTAAGGAAATTATATTCACTAGTAACAAGTTTGGAACTAGTTTTAGTAATTACTTTAACTGTGTTGGTTTTAGTCAAACCATCCTTATTATAAGAAACAATCTTATATGTTCCTGCTTTAAGTGATTTCATTGAAAGACTTGCAACACCATTAGCATTAGTTTTCTTAGAAAATGTTTTTCCATTAATCTTAAACTTAATGTAGGTATTAGCTAACACCTTACCATTACTTTTCAAAAAGGTTGCATAAAACTTTCTACTATCTGCATAAACTTTAGTAATATCGCTTGATTTAATAGTAGATAAAATTTTGAATGTATTGGTTAACTTATATCCAGTAACAGGATTTTCTGAAACAACTTTGTATGTTCCAGGTTTAAGATTAATTGCTAAAGAAGCAACACCATTAGCATTAGTTTTTTTAGTGTAAGTAACACCATTAACAGTTATTTTAACATTAGTACCGGATAATGGATTACCATAGTTATCTAAAAATGTCGCTGAATAGCTTGCACTTCCTTTATAATATTTAGTAACATCTTTTGAAGTAATGGTTTTGGATACCTCAATAGGTTGAGGCTCAACAGTAGTATTATTAACTTCACTAGCATTACTTAAAGAGTTACTGTCCGAGTTAGTTGATAAAGTATTTGAGTTTTCAAATCCAGAAGACTGAGATGATACATCATCAACATTAGATTCAGAAAGTACTGATGAATCGTTAACATTCTCTGTTGGAACTGCGACATTTGATGCATCATCTACTACACTTGACGTGTATGAATCTGTAACATTTACATCACTAGCCGAAATTGCACTGACAGACAAAATTACTGTAAACACAAAAAGAAAAGTGAGTAATATTTTTTTGTTCAAAATATTTTACCTCCATATCAATTTTTTCAACATCCATGAGATTTATATATCCCACTTTATATACAAATACTTTATATAAATCTTTTTATTTCCAAATTCCATTTAAATGCGTTTAATTTTTAAAAATAAGATTAAAATATTGTAAAAATAAAATATTAAGTGAAAATAGACTTAAATTAATTAATAGAATAACTATACAATAGGATAGAAAATTTCAAGAAAAAAAAACAATATAAATTTATAAACATCAATGTTAGAGCTTATCATATGAAATAACACATTATTAAAACTTATCTAATATAAAATCATTGATTTAATTCAAGTTAGAACAAAAAACAACAAGTTAAATGAATAATATCAAAAAATAAAGTAGAATAAAGAAAAAACGATTAGAGTGTTAAAAAAATAAAATAAAGCACAAATTAACTAAAATTACCTATAAAACAAGCATAAAATTATTTGAAAATTTTCATGAAAAAAATAAAATAAAAAATGTAAAATCAAAATTAATTTTACATCATTGGAGGCATTCCTCCACCCATACCAGGCATAGGAGGCATACCACTAGCATCATTACCAGACTCATCAGGTCCAGTAGAGTTAAGTGCATTTCTTGCTGCAATCATATCGTCGATACGTAAAATCATTTCACTAGCAGCACCTGCAGATTGTAAAGCTTGGATTTTTACTCTTAAAGGTTCAATAACTCCAGCTTCTTTCATATCTACAACTTCACCAGTGAATACATTGATACCGATTAAGTTAGAGTCTTCGTGAGCAGCTTTTAAATCAGCAATTAAGTTGATGGTGTCTAAACCAGCATTTTCAATTAAAGTTCTAGGAATAACTTCTAATGCTTCTGCATATTTTAAAATAGCTAATTGTTCTCTTCCACTTACGGTTTCACCATAGTCTCTTAATTGTTTTACTAAATCGATTTCACAAGCTCCTCCACCGATGAGAACTTTACCTTCTTCGATAGTAGCAGCAACTACTCCTAAAGCATCATCAATAGCTCTTGAGATTTGTTCGGTTACGTAACGGGTACTACCTCTGAGAACAATGGAAGAAGCTTTTGGATTTTCACATTCTTCGATGAAAGTTAATTCATGGTCAAATATTTTATCGAGATATACATGGCCTGCAGAACCTAATTTGTCTTCAGATAAATCTTCAATATCAGTTACTAATTGAGCACCAGTAGCTTTTGCGATTCTTTCCATGTCAGATTTTTTAACTCTTTTGAAAGTCATGACTCCTGCTTTTTTCAAGTAGTGTTCAGCCATGTCATCAATACCTTTTTGACAGAATAATACGTTAGCACCAGAATCAACAACTTTGTTTACCATGTCTTTAATCATTTCTTCTTCTTGGTTTAAGAACAATTCAAATTGTTCAGGACTGGTAATGTCAATTTTAGCATCAGTGTTGATATCTTTTAATTCAATAGGATATTTCATGATAGCGATTTTTGCATCTTCAATATCTTTAGGCATAGCTTTAGAAACAGGTGCTTTATCAATTACAATACCTTCAGCTAAGAATGAATCTTCAACAGCATCTCCGGAGACTCTTTGAATGTTAATGTTATCAATGTCGGATTTTCCGTCTTCTTCGATTCTTAATGCTGCTTCAACAACAAGGTCAGCTAAGTGTTCTTTTGCGTAATCTGATCCTTTACCACTCATTGCAGTTACAGCTACTTTTTTAAGAGTTTCTTTATCATCAGCATCTACAGCAATACCTTGTAAAAGTTCAACTGCTTTTTCTGTTGCATTTCTGAATCCTTTTACAACAACAGAAGTTGCAATTCCATCATCTAATAATTCTTCAGCTTTAGCTAATAATTCACCAGCAATAACAACAACTGATGTAGTACCGTCACCAACAATTTCTTCTTGTTTTTTAGCGGTTTCTACGAGCATTCTAGCTGCAGGTTGTGCAATATCCATTTCACTCATGATAGTTGCACCATCATTAGTTACAGTTACATCACCCATTGAATTAACTAACATTTTATCCATACCTTTAGGACCTAAAGTAGTTCTTACAATACCTGCTAATACTTTAGCAGCAGTGATATTCATTCTTAAAGCATCTCTTTTTGAATATCTTTCAGTCCCTTCAGGAAGGATGAAAATTGGTTGATTTGCCATTTTTTAATCACCTTTAAAATTTTCTAATAAAATAATATAAAACTAAGTTTTTATACATATATAATATGGATTAGAAGTTATATAAAAACATTACTTATTAAACTTACTTAAGGTGTTTTAATGTATGAAGAAATAATAAAAGAAATTAAATTAAATTTGGGTGAAAATAAGGATTTAAACAGAAAATACCTGGCATCACAAATGGAGAAATATAAAGATCACCCTTACAATGTGGAAATTACCAAAGAGATTTCCCGTATGATGTGGGACTGCTTAACTGATGAAGAGAAAAGGCAATATATTGAAATTTCAGAAAATGACACACCAATAATTGATATCCTAGAAGAAATATTTCCAATGATTGAAAATGGAAAATATGCTGATGCTTTGGAGAAACTTGACGAATTCATGAAAACCTTCAGACCACCATTTGAAGATGATGCAGTAAATGAATATCATTACTTCACCAATCAACTAGAAGAAGACATATTCAATAAATATATTGGTGCTGAAAAAGAGATAAGACATATATCTCAGAACCAACCTTTACTTGACTTGTATTATGTATATGGATTCTTGCTTTTAGAGACAAAAGATTTGGAAAATGCTGAAAAATATCTTAAAAAAGCATTGAAACTTAATCCAGTATCTTCAAGAATACTTCTGGAGTTGTCAGACATCTATAAAATTAAAGCACCCCGTTTTAATAAGTTTTTCATATATACAACACAAGCATTGGAATATGCATACTATCCACAGGATATTGCCAGATGCTACAGAAATTTAGGTCAGTTCTATATGGAAGAGATGAATTTTGAAATTGCAGCTGCATTATATAATTACAGCATGAAATATGAATTAAATCCTCTTGCATATACCAAACTCCAACACATACAATCAAAAGGAATAAAAGCTGAATTAAGCTTAGAAGAATGCATAAATCTAATTGAAAGTAAAAAAATACAAATTGGCCCAAATCCATTTATTTTAGAAAGATTAAATGCTCTATCAGATAGATATGATAAAAAACAAGACCTGAACAGCGCATTATATTTCTATGAACTGCAATATGACCTAACACTTGATGAAAAAGTTCTTGAAAAAATCAAAGATCTTCAGAGAATAATAAAGCATTAATATAATATATAATATTATATATAGTAATATTAAAGGTGATTTTTAATGTGTTCAAGTGGAGGGCCAATGGCCGATATTGATTTAAAAAAATTAAAAACAAAAAAATACCATTGTAAAAACTGTGGAAATTCCTTTAAAGGACTTGGAAGAAAAGTAGTTTGTCCATCTTGCCAAAGCGACAACGTTGAACTTGCAGAGTAAATTTATTTTACTCTCTTTTTTTATTTTTTAGTGATAATATGAATATTGATTTTAAAAATGATGAAATACTATTTCTTGAAGGAGAAACCGGAATCGTAGGTATAATCAAAGTAGCATATGAAAATAAAATGCTATTCATTGCAACACAAGATAACGAAGAAATAGTGCAATTTTTAGAATCAAATGATATTATTGCCGTATCAAACTTTAAAAAAGACAAAAGAGCAATTCGTTCACAGGCATACCTAAGCCGTGAAGAATCTTCCCCACTTGTAATCTTGAATAAAGATCATCCATCCACCAAACGTTTAGAAACTGTCATATCAATTGGAGATGAAGTTAACCTAAATTGCAATATTATTCCTGGAACCCATCCTGAACAGAATGTATTATGTTCTTGTGACAGTTTATCTGGACTTAAAATAATAAAAACACAAACTGGAATTAAATTAAATAAAGAGTTTGATAATTTCACAATTGAAAAATTTTAGGTTAAAACATGATTATTGATTCATTTTATACAATTATAGGTCAAGCAGTAGTTTTTCTAGCTATACTAATCATAATATTGTTCTTAGTGATTATAATTTTAGGAGTTTTACTTGCTAGAAAAAATAAAATCAAATTTCCAAGATTCATATTGTTTGTTGTTGACTCCCTATATTTTCCATTTAAATCAATAGCAAATTTCCTTAAACTAGATGAATATCTTATTGATGATATTGCAATTAGAGTTAGAGATGAATTAAATAAAGAAAAATTCAAATCAGTTCCTGCTGAAAAAACATTAATCTTTTTACCTCACTGTTTAAGACATAGAGATTGCCCTGCAACACTCCAAAAAGAAGGATTAAACTGTACTGAATGTGGATTATGTTCCATAGGTGTCATCAAGAAAAAAGCAGAACCAATGGGATACAAGTTATATATTGTACCTGGATCAAGTTTTGTTAAAAAAATAGTTATGGAAAATAAGTTCAAGGCAGTTCTCGGTGTAGCTTGTCATGAGGATTTAAACCAGATGATGATGTTATTATCAGATTTTTGCCCTCAAGGAGCACTACTTGAAAAAACAGGCTGTTTTGAAACAAAAGTAAATATTAAAAAAGTATTTGAGAAATTAGATTCCAAATACTAGTCATAGCAAAACATGTATGATTAATATACAAAAAGTTAAAAGATTGTACAAAAATAGGTAAGTTTTTTTGCTAAAAATTTATGATTAAAATTTACATAATATCATACACCACAAATGCCAATCTTTTGTGAATAGTATATTGTTTTTATAAATTATTATCCTTATTTTTACCTTTTTATCAAATCTTCATCAACAATACAATCACTATTCGACAACTATCCACTATTCAGCTCACCCAGTATATACTAGATCCTGCAAAAACACTCATTTCTACCAACTTTCATCCATAACTACCTAATTTTAGCGACCCAGTTGCAATTGAATATGACCCAGATGAGCTTTCGCCAGTTATCGACAATTTTACAATAGCAAAGCAATATTGTATTATCATAAAAATTATAACCTGTTAAACACAAAAATAAATATCATATTAAAAGGTGATAAAATATGACAAACATTAGTGTTCATATGGAGCATTTCAGACTCAACCCTAAGAGGAGCATACAAAAGAAACGAATACCAAAAGGTAATCTTACCGTTTACCGTGCTTAAACGATTTGATAGTGTATTAGAGTATTCCAAAAAAGATGTAGTTGATACATACGAAGCTAACAAAAACAAAACAGAATTCATCGCACCCCTTCTAAATGCAAAAGCAGTTGATGAAAATGGTCGTAAACTCGGATTCTACAACTATTCCAAGTTCAACTTTG from Methanobrevibacter sp. includes the following:
- a CDS encoding thermosome subunit, whose protein sequence is MANQPIFILPEGTERYSKRDALRMNITAAKVLAGIVRTTLGPKGMDKMLVNSMGDVTVTNDGATIMSEMDIAQPAARMLVETAKKQEEIVGDGTTSVVVIAGELLAKAEELLDDGIATSVVVKGFRNATEKAVELLQGIAVDADDKETLKKVAVTAMSGKGSDYAKEHLADLVVEAALRIEEDGKSDIDNINIQRVSGDAVEDSFLAEGIVIDKAPVSKAMPKDIEDAKIAIMKYPIELKDINTDAKIDITSPEQFELFLNQEEEMIKDMVNKVVDSGANVLFCQKGIDDMAEHYLKKAGVMTFKRVKKSDMERIAKATGAQLVTDIEDLSEDKLGSAGHVYLDKIFDHELTFIEECENPKASSIVLRGSTRYVTEQISRAIDDALGVVAATIEEGKVLIGGGACEIDLVKQLRDYGETVSGREQLAILKYAEALEVIPRTLIENAGLDTINLIADLKAAHEDSNLIGINVFTGEVVDMKEAGVIEPLRVKIQALQSAGAASEMILRIDDMIAARNALNSTGPDESGNDASGMPPMPGMGGGMPPMM
- a CDS encoding tetratricopeptide repeat protein: MYEEIIKEIKLNLGENKDLNRKYLASQMEKYKDHPYNVEITKEISRMMWDCLTDEEKRQYIEISENDTPIIDILEEIFPMIENGKYADALEKLDEFMKTFRPPFEDDAVNEYHYFTNQLEEDIFNKYIGAEKEIRHISQNQPLLDLYYVYGFLLLETKDLENAEKYLKKALKLNPVSSRILLELSDIYKIKAPRFNKFFIYTTQALEYAYYPQDIARCYRNLGQFYMEEMNFEIAAALYNYSMKYELNPLAYTKLQHIQSKGIKAELSLEECINLIESKKIQIGPNPFILERLNALSDRYDKKQDLNSALYFYELQYDLTLDEKVLEKIKDLQRIIKH
- a CDS encoding DUF116 domain-containing protein yields the protein MIIDSFYTIIGQAVVFLAILIIILFLVIIILGVLLARKNKIKFPRFILFVVDSLYFPFKSIANFLKLDEYLIDDIAIRVRDELNKEKFKSVPAEKTLIFLPHCLRHRDCPATLQKEGLNCTECGLCSIGVIKKKAEPMGYKLYIVPGSSFVKKIVMENKFKAVLGVACHEDLNQMMMLLSDFCPQGALLEKTGCFETKVNIKKVFEKLDSKY